The Syntrophus gentianae genome contains the following window.
CTGCTCCACGTCATCCGGGTCGCTTTCCAGATTCAGGGCCCCCTCAAGCATCTCCCGCCGGAAGGCAATCAACGCGCCGCAGGCTCCGGAAGGGCCAGGTCGCCCGGGACGGCTGCATACGCCGATCTCACCGTTTTCATCGATCGCGATATGCGGCATGGCATAATAGACGTAGCGCTCACGTTCATGCTCAACAGGGGCGTGATGTTCGGCAGCCGAGAAACCCGTCTTTCCCGAAGTCAACAGCCCTGCGAGGCTGCAGAAATTAAAGGCCTCTCCCCAGTATTTTTGAATATTATCTATCAGGGGTCTTGTGATCTCGTCCCGGCAGACGCCGACACAGGCGATCGTATTGTGGCTGCTGAACCCGTGAGGAGACAAGGATGAATAAGAACTTCTTACAAAGTCATCATCGGAAATGGCTTTCGGAAAATGAAGATCAAGTGCTTGTCGAAAATCCATATGTCGCTCCTTTTACCCCATAATTTGCGTGATCATTATCCCTATGGCCTCGCAATGGGGTCCATGAAGGTATTCTGAAATTGATTGTTCCCGATGATCCTGATTTCCCGGGGAAACCTTTGAGGCCTGTTAATGGCGGAAATGAACGCTGTCTCTTGCGAATCCACAGCTTTCGGCCTGGGAAGATGCTTCTCCGGCTTCCTACCACACCTCGGGAAACGCCATGTTTGTATACAGATCCTCAAGCTTGCTCTTGTGGCTTCGTTCCATCGAAGCGAGCTCGGAAAAAATACGCTTCTGGGCTTCGTCGGTGCTGGAATTTGCCAGCTGGGTATACATCTGCATGGCTTCAAGTTCTTTTTTAATCGCAATGACCAGACCTTCGACAGGTTTGAGATCTACGGTCAGTGCCGGTGTGGGGACTGCATCGACGATTTTATAATCCTTGGATTCCGAAAAATGGAATTTCTCCGAACCTCTGGCCAGAAATCCCTCTAACGTTCGGCGGTGTTGTTGCTCGTCTTCAGCCAGGTCTTTGAAGAGTGATTTGAGAGAAGCGTCTGCAACTTTGTCAGACACTGAAAGGTAGAATCCATACGCTTCAATCTCCTGTTCGACTGCATGGGAAATGATCTTCTTGTATTCGTCCTGAGTCATTGTTCTATTCCTCTGTTAAAAGCTTATGCTCAATGCCATTATTCAGATCCTTCTGAAAAGGCGGCCAGAGCAGGATGCTGAGTGAACAAGAAAGAGTGCCGCTGCGCACAGCGGCACTCAAAGGAGCGATTCCTCCTGATAGAGCCGTTATGCCTTGGAAGGCTTCTTGTAGCTCATGGCCAGAACAAAACCGCCAATCAGGAGCCCTGCCGCCACATAAAGGGCCACCGGTTTGATGGCGGGGCTGGAGAAAACGAGAGGCCCGGCAACGCCGGCGCAACCCCAGGCCGTCAGCATCAGGCCGTAGATCCTGCCGATATTGGCCGGTCCAAAAGAATCCGCGGCGAAGGCCGGCATGGTAGCGAATCCACCGCCGTAGCAGGCCAGGAGATAGCAGGCGGCAATCGTATAAAGGGTAACATTGGCAACCTGCGGCAGATAGATATAAAGGGCGGCCTGGGTGACAAACATGGTCATGAAGACCCCCTTTCGACCGATGAAATCGGAAGTCCATGCCCAGAAGAGGCGTCCCAATCCATTAAAGATGGCGGAAATGGCAACAATGGAACCCCCGGCAATGGCTAACGCTTCGGGGGTGATTCCAGGCGTCGCCTTTTTAATGACATCCTGAGCCAGCGGGGACAACTGGGAAATCAGCCCCAGGCCGGCGGACACGTTCAGGAAGAGCATTCCCCAGAGCATCCACCACTGGGGGGGTCTTAATGGCCTGGTCGAAGGAGAAGGAATCTGCGGCGGAAACACCACCGGACGCAGACGGTGAAAAGCCTTTGGGCAGCCATCCCGCCGGCGGGTTCTTGTAGAACTGGGCGGCGCTCGTAACGGCAATCAGAAAGATGACGCCCCAGACATAAAAGGTTTTGGCCATCCCCATGGAGAGGATCATGCCAGGGGCGATTTTCCCCATGAAAAATGCGCCGGCGCCAAACCCCATAACGGCCAGCCCCGTTACCAGACCTCTCTTGTCAGGAAACCAGCGAATCAAGGTGGCGATGGGGGTCACATACCCGAAGCCATTCCCCAAACCGGCAACGACACCAAAGCCGAGCCACAAGAGAGGAAGACTTCCCACCTGATCGGCGTAGCCCGCAATCAGCGTCCCAATGCCGAAAAGAATTCCACCGATGGTGGCGACGAACCGGGGACCTTTCTTGTCCACCAGCATCCCGCCGAAGGCGGCAGAAATGCCGATCATGGCCATCAGGATCATCATCGTCGCCTGTGTACTGGGTTCACTCCAGCCATGAACCGTCATCAAGGGTTTCTTGAAGACCGACCAGGCATAAACAGTCCCCAGGCACAGCTGCATGACAATGGCAGCCCCGGCAATAATCCATCGCTTGCTCTCTAAATTCTCATTACTCACTTATTCATTCCTCCCATATATTAATAAAAAAACGATTCGAAAATAAGGCTATCCCTCTTTAGCTGCATTTTTGAATTTTAACCGCGCAAACTTTGTACTCCGGGATATTGGCAATCGGGTCGATAGCCGTAATGGTAAGCCGATTGACAGCGGCTTCGCTGTAGTGGAAGGGGATAAAGACCACACCCCGGTCAACCCGATCTCTGACATCCGCTCTCAGAGTAATGGAGCCTCGTCTCGAGGACACTTCAATCTTCTCGCCGTTCTTTATGCCCAGTTCACCAGCGTCAGCGGGGTTTATCTCCATGAAGGCCTCCGGTGTGCGCGAGACGAGACCCTGCGAACGCCGGCTCATGGTGGCGGTGTGGTATTGGTAGAGGATGCGCCCGGTCGTGAGTACAAAGGGGTACTGGTCATCGGTCTGCTCGGCAGGTGGAATGTACTCCGTAACGGAGAAGAGGCCCCTGCCGCGGGTGAAGATAGCACTGTGCAAGATGGGCGTCCCTGGATGCTCAAGCGTGGGGCAGGGCCACTGGATGCCGGTATCGGCGATCCGTTCGTAGGTGATACCCTTGTAAGAGGCGGTGACGCTGTTGATCTCCTCCATGATAGCCTTTGCCTGAACGTATTTCCAGTCTGCTCCCATTTTGTTTGCCAGCATGGTCAGAATCTGCCAGTCGTCTCTGGCTTCACCGGGTGCATTTACAGCTTTGCGCACTCTCTGCACCCGTCGCTCGGTATTGGTGTAAGTGCCTTCCTTTTCAGCCCAGGCGCATGCAGGCAGGACAACGTCTGCCAAAGAACCGGTTTCATTCAGAAAGATGTCCTGAACAACCAGCAGGTCCAGCTTTGAAAGAGAGTGTTCAACATGCGCCAGATCGGGATCGGACATCATGGGATTTTCTCCCATGATGAGCAGGGCTTTGATGGCGCCCGTATCCGCACCTTCGATAATCTTGGGAATGGTAAGGCCGGGCTTGGGATTAAGGCTTACTCCCCAGGCATCCTCGAATTTTCTGCGATGCTCCTCATTGGCCACTTGCAGATAGGCGGTGAAGTTTACCGGCAGGCAGCCCATGTCACAGGCGCCCTGGACGTTATTCTGACCCCGGAGCGGATTGACGCCCGTGCCGGGCCGTCCGATATTTCCAGTCAGCATGGCGAGGTTGGCCAGGGATTTGACTGCATCGGTACCGGTAATATGCTGGGTAATACCCATGGCGTAGAGGATGGAAGCCGCCCCGGCCTTTGCGTATAAATGGGCGGCTTTGACAAGATCGCCACCGGGGATCGACGTGATGCTTTCCACGAATTCAGGCGTGTATTTTGCCACCGCAAGTTTTAAGGCCTCGAAATTCTCGGTGCGCTCGGCGACAAATTCCTTGTCCAAGAGATCTTCAGCGATGATGATGTTCAAAAGGCCGTTGATCCAGGCAATATCAGTACCCGGTTTCTGGCGCAGCCAAACCGTGGCGAACTTGGCCAACTCGATATTGCGTGGGTCGGCCAGAATCAGCTTGGCGCCGCGCTGGGTGATTGCCCGCTTGACGACGGATGCAATGACAGGATGATTTTCCGTCGTGTTGGAACCTGTAATCAGGAAACAATCACTTTCAATGAGATCGGTGATGGAGTTGGTCATAGCTCCGGAACCAAAGGAAGCGGCCAGACCGGCCACTGTGGAGCTGTGTCAGAGACGTGCACAGTGATCCACGTTATTGGTTCCCACCACGGCGCGAAGGAATTTCTGGAAGATATAATTTTCTTCGTTGGTGCATCGTGCCGATGCCAGTCCCGCGATTGCATCAGCCCCGTGCTCTTCTTTAATGGATCTCAGCTTCTCGGCCACAAACGCGATGGCCTCGTCCCAGGTTGTCTCTTTCAACTCGCCGTCCCTGCGGATTAACGGCTTGGTCAGGCGATCGGGATGCTGCATATAATCATAGCCAAAGCGTCCCTTGATGCACAGGCTGCCGAAATTCGGTGCGGGCATCCCTTCACGGTCGGTGGTCACCTTGATGATTTTGTCGTCTTTGGTACACACATCCATCTGACAGCCCACTCCGCAATAGCTGCAGGTGGTCCGAACCTTGGTCAAATCCTTGAAGCGGCCCCGGAAACGGCCCTGTTTTTCATACAAAGCCCCCACGGGACAGACGCGGACGCACTCACCGCAAAAGACGCAATCCGATTCCTCATATCTAAGACCGAACGGCGGACCTACTTTTGAGTACGACCCTCTTCCGGTATAATCAAGAACCAGGTTAACCTGTATCTCGTTGCAGGCCCGTACACACAAACCGCAGAGTACGCACTTATTCATGTCGCGCACGATCATCTCATTGCCTGTCTCACTGGCAAGCATACTTGAAGGTTCGTCAAAGCGCGGTGCTTCCATCCCGAGTTCATATGCCAGATCCTGCAGCACGCAATTTCCGCTTGATTCGCAGGTGATGCAGTTGTGGTGACCCTGGGTCATGAGCATCTCCACGATTATCCTGCGGACATTGAGAACCCGTTCGGTATTGGTTGACACCACCATGCCGTTGCTGGCGGGCAGGGAGCAGGCCGCCATCAAGGAGCGTGCGCCTTCGACTTCAACCATGCATATCCGACAGGCGCCTACCGGTTTAACCTGTTCCTGGTGGCACAATACGGGGATATAGATACCGGCAGACTTCGCAATCTGGTATACCGTCTGTCCGGGATTGAACTCTATCTCTCTGCCGTCGATTGTGATCTTCATGAAACCTCCTCTTTCTACCTTTCGGTGCACAATAAAAATTGGCTGAACTGTAACTATTTAGTGAATAAAATGCAAACAAATAATAATTGTGCGAGAAATTACATTAATGTGCATATTTTCAGAACTTTAAACTCATGCGTAAATCAGCCGCAAGGAAGGCAGCCATGGCGGGAGTGTGAGGAATGTAATGGAAAAAAATGTCTTCCTCTCCTTTTTATTAATCAAAAGTACGCATCAACCGAATAAACCATAAAAAACATTGGAGACTTGGAAAATACCGATACTCGAATGGATTGCCGGTTTCGGGCTTAGTCGAGGCGTTTCCGGAAGCGGACGACGGCGCCGGTGAAAACAGCCAGTCCCAGGATCGCCATGGCGACAAACTGGGGCCAGAGGATCTCCATTCCCACCCCTTTGAGAAAAACCCCCCGGATAATCACCAGAAAATAGCGAAGCGGGTCCAGCATCGTCAGCCATTGTACTGCCAGGGGCATATTCGCTATGGGGAAAACGAAGCCGCTGAGCATGAAGAAAGGAAGAAGCACGAAGAAGGTTGTCATCATGGCCTGCTGCTGGGTCCCGGAAATGGTGGAGATAAAGAGCCCGACTCCCAGGGTGCTGAGCAGAAATAGGCAGGCGGCCAGAAAGAGAAGGAGGACGCTTCCCGCCAGGGGGACCTGGAACCAGGCGATGGCAATGGCGGAGACGATAATCATCTGGGCAATCGAGATGAGGATGTAGGGAATCGTTTTGCCGAGGATCAGTTCGACCGGCGAAATCGGCGTCACCATCAGCTGTTCCATGGTTCCCGCCTCCTTTTCCTTGATGATGGCCATGGAGGTGAAGAGCAGGGAGATCAGCATGACGACGAAGGCCACAATGCCGGGGACATAGAAATTCTGGCTGTCCAGGTTGGGATTGTACCAGGTTCGAACGCGGGCATCGATCCGGCCATAATCCATCCGCTGGGGGTGAAGCTCCCAGATCAGCTGCCGATTCAGCCGGTCCAGAACGAGCATTGTATAGGAGATCCGGATGGAGGCCATATTGCTCATGCTGCCGTCCGCCAGGATCTGCAGGGGAGCTGTCCTGCCTTTTCGGATTTCGGAAGTGAAATTCGGTGGGATTTTCACGGCAAGATCGATCTTCCCCTCCAGGAGCAACTGTTCCAGGGCTGCCCCGTTTTCCGGATGATGGGTAATTCGAAAGATCCGGTTGGCGCTGAAGGCATCGGCAACAAGACGGCTTTCCCGGGTATGTGCCTGGTCCATCAGGGCAAGGCGGATGTCACGGATATCGTAGTTGACCACATACCCGAAGATGAGCAGTTGAATGATCGGGGTGACGACCAAGAGGGGACGGTTCCGTTTGTCCCGGAAAAGCTGGATGAACTCCTTACGGACCAATTCCCTTATCCGCAGCCAGCGCATCTTAAATCCCCTCCCGCTTCAAGGCCAGGAAGCTCAGCAGGGCCAATACCAGAAACATGATCAGCAGGACGAGGAAAGAGAACCAGAGCTGAGCAAATCCAAGGTTCTTGAGATAAACGCCGCTCAGAATCTCAAGATAGTACGTTGCCGGGACGACTTGAGCCAGAATCTGAAGGGGTTTTGGCATGTTGAGAATCGGAAAGACGAAGTTGGACAGCAGCAGAGAGGGAAGATAGGTGACCAGGACGGCGACCTGGTTGGCGACGAGCTGCGACTTGAGAACGCTGGAAATCAGGAGCCCGAGGGTCAGGGCAACCGCCAGATAGAGCGCGGAAGCCAGAATCAATAGCCAGAAGCTTGATTTCATGACCACGCCGAACAGAATCTGGCCCATGAGAACGGCAATCAGGACATCGATCATTCCAATGACAAAGTAGGGAATGGCTTTTCCGACGAGGAATTCTCCCGTGTTCAGGGGGAGCGATTTGATGGTTTCCAGGGTGCCGTTTTCGTATTCCCGGGCCACGACGAGGGAGGTCAGCATGGCGCCGACGATCATGAGAATAACGGCCATATTGCCGGGGATGATGAAATTCCGGCTTTCCAGGTCCTCGTTGAACCAGACGCGGATCCGGCCTTCCAGGGGAGGGAGGATCCGTTCTCTTCCCTGACGGTTCAGAAAGGCATCAAGCTGGGGCCGATTCTGGCTTTCCAGAAAGGCGTTGATATAACCCCTGGAGATATTTCCAAAATTCGGATCGCTGCCGTCAAGGATAACCTGCAGCGGGGCATCCCGGTCCTTGTGGAGATTCTCGGAAAAGTCCGGCGGGATCACGATGGCCAGGGTGGCCCATCCCTCGTCCAGGTAGGTATTGACATCCCTGGTATTCCGGGAAAAGGCGACGACGTCAAAATAGGAGGAGGAATCCAGCTTCCGGATCAGGTCGCGGCTGGAAGGGGTGGAATTCTGATCTATAACAATGGTCTTGACATGGTTGACATCGAGGCTCAGGGCGTAGCCGAAGAGGAGGATGAGGAGCAGGGGAAGGGCAAAGGCCAGATAGAGGCTGCGGACATCCCGGAGCAGATGATAGAATTCCTTGCGGACAACCGCTTCGACCTTTGCAGGATTCACGAACATCCTCCGGCGGTTCCGATGCCCCGGATGGTGGAGAGCCCCCGGCGAAGGATCATGACGGCAATCCTGCCCAATTGCTGAACATGGGGACTACGCGGACTTTTTCCCATACTGTTCCCACGAAATGAGATGCCAGGGGTAAAGCCTGAACGTAAATATTCCGGCAATAACAGAAGGGTCATGTTCGACAATGGAACGGGCTTCCTCTTCTCCGCCTTCCACTTCGAGCAGAGAGGCTCCGCCGCTGCTGTCCAGAAAGGGCCCCGCCATCCGGACTTTTCCTTCCCGATAATATTTCTGGACATAGTTTCCATGGGCTTCCAGGGGCTGCTCAAAAATCGGACGCCCCGAAATCCAGGCGGGACCTGGGGTATAGAGAATCAGAAATGTCTTTTTCATGTTTTTGTCCCTCCATAGAATGGTTTTTAATAAAGTTCAGAAACCGGCTCCAAATCGATCTTCGTTCCCGGGCTCCATCCGGTTCCGGAGGAGAACTCTGCTTAGGACGGTTTCCCCTTTTTTCCGGTCATCAAGGCCACAAAGGCATCATCCAGCGTCGCTTCCGGCCTTTCGGGACAGATCGTCCGGATGATGTTTTCCGGGCTGTCCGCCGCGACAATCCGGCCCTCGTTGAGCATGACGATCTTTTCACAGTACCGGGCCTCATCCATGTAATGCGTGGTGATAAAGATCGTGATGCCTTCCCCGGCGAGCTGGCGGATAAAATCCCAGAAATGCCGCCTTGTAATGGGATCCACGCCCGAAGTCGGTTCGTCGAGAAAGAGAATCTCCGGAGCGTGGAGCAGGGCGCAACCCAGGGCGAGGCGCTGTCGCCAGCCGGGCGGCAGCGTTCGCGTCAGGGCGTTGCGAACCTCCTTAAGGCGGGTTAGTTCGAGAACCCAGGCCATCCGCTCTTTCCATTTGTCGGGGGAGACGTTGTAGACGCCGAGATAAAACCGGATATTTTCATAGGGCGTCAGGTCTTCGTAGAGGGAAAAACGCTGGGACATATAGCCGATCGCCTGCTTGACCGTCTCAGGCTGGGAGACGATGTCGTGGCCAGCCACGTAACCTTCACCCGCCGTGGGGGTAAGGATGCCGCAGAGCATGCGGATGGTGGTTGACTTTCCTGAGCCGTTCGGGCCGAGAAAACCGAAGATTTCCCCTTTCCGGACTTCGAAGGAGATCCGGTCCACCGCTACAAAGGATCCGAAGCGCTTTTCCAGGTTCCTGACGAGAATCGCCTTATCGTTGGAAGGAGTCATTCCGGAGTTCCTCATCCACTTCCTGTATCCGGGCGATCACGGCTTCTTCCAGGCTGGAAAAGCGGGCGCGCAGGGCATCCGGCGTCGCGATCTCCAGGATCGAAGCCTGGTGCATGATGGCGACCCGGTCGCATTTCTCACCTTCATCCAGATAGGCCGTCGAGGTCAGGATGGTCATCCCCTCGTTCTGCATGATCTTGAGCATGTCCCAGAATTCCCGCCGGGAAACGGGATCGACTCCGTTGGTCGGCTCGTCGAGAATCAAGACCTTGGGTTCATGGACGAGTACACAGGCGAGACCCAGTTTCTGCTTCATTCCTCCCGAAAGCTGACCCGCCGGACGGCGGGTAAAGGGCAGCAGGTGGGAAAACCCCAGGTAGCGTTCTTTTCTCCGCTTCGCGTCTTTTCCCTTGATGCCGTAGATATCCATAAAAAACTGGAGATTTTCCTCAACGGTCAGGTCCTGATAGAGCCCGAATTGCTGAGGCATGTAACCGATAAGATCCCGAATCCGCTTCCTGTGGGTCAAAACGTCCAGACCGGCGATGGAAATCGTTCCCGAGGAAGGTTTAATCATCGTGGCGATCATGCGGAGCAGGGAGGTCTTCCCCGCGCCGTCCGAACCGACCAGTCCGAACATCGAACCCGCGGCCACAGAAAAAGAGGCTTCCCGGACGGCGTTCACGGCGCCGAACTGGAGAGAGGCTTTTTCGACCTCGATGATCGGGTTATCGGAGCCAGGCATCCGCAGGCATTCCTGTCTTGAGGGCAAAATCGGGATTGGGAAGAGTCACCTTCACGAGATAAACCAGTTTGACCCGTTCCTTGAACGTCTGGATGATCTTCGGGGTAAACTCTCCTTCCGGAGAGATGTAGGAAACCTTGCCCTTGAAGACCCGCCCCGGAAAGGTGTCCACCTTGACATCGACGGGTTGACCCGGCCGGACTTTCCCGATCTCCGTTTCCCCAACAAAGATTTTCAGATCCACGGTGGCAAGGTTGGAAAGGGTCAGTACTTCCCTTCCCGAAGAAACGACTTCACCCGGCTCGACATTCCGGCTCAAGATGATGCCGGCGAAAGGGGCTTTCAGGGTGGTATAGGCGCTCTGAATCTTAACCTCTTTGAGGACCGCCTGGGCCGCTTCTGCCTGGGAGCGGGCGGCCTGCAGCTCCATCTGGGTGGCATCAATCTTCTGCATTGCGCTGCGGGCCTGCATGAGCATCGCCTCGCCTTCCGTCAGGCCGGCCTTGGCGTTGTCGTAGCGAAGCTTTACGGCATCCCGCTCTTTTTCCGAAACCACGCCTCGCTGAAAGAGCTGGGCGTAACGGGCATTGTTTTTTGCGGCATCGCTGAGGGTGTATCTCAGGCTTTCCACTTGAGCGGCCGCTCTCGTTACTTCCTCGGGGAGAGATTTCCTGTATAGATTGAGAAGAATCTCCTGTTGCTTCACATTGTTTCCCGTTTTGTCCACGTTGGCCCTGGCCTGCTCGAAGCGGGCGTTCCATTCCGAGGGATCAAGTTCGGCCAACACCTGGTTCGTTCGGACGGCTTCCCCTTCCCGGACATGCACAGTTGCAACCCGCCCTGCGGTCTGAAAGGCAAGCTGGGAGTCCGTACTTTCAATCGTTCCGGAATAATAGGCTTCCCTCTGGCGGTTCTGCCGCTGCCCGAAATAAACCAGCAGGCTGACGGCAATCACGATGACGATCAGGATAATGAGGACGAGGCGTTTTTTCAGCATGGAACCTCTTGGGATTCATTTTTCCGAAAAGGGGATTCGAGTTTCAAAAAATACGGTTTTTAAGGATAGCCCTCTATATAGCACGTCTTTTAAAGAACTTCCATTGATCATCCAGGACTCGATTCGGGTCATGTCAGTCAATTGACATCCAGGTTTTTGTGCCTTTCGGTTTAAAAACCAGTCAGGGTGCGGAAAAGCTTTTTTCTGTTCCCCATGGAATTTCCGGTCATCCAGGAAGCGTTTCTTCCTGAAGCGTCAATAGAATGGCTTTTCCCCTGAGGGATAGGGTGCCGGGACGAGGGGGGAATATCTCAGGTTTTGTCTGCGCTTCGCATGTCAGATATGCGTAAACGCTTAACCTGTCAGGAAGCAGACCTTTTTGAATCGGCATCCGGCCCCGGGACGGGAGAGGAGATATGCGGGGAAGTCATGTCTGGTATGTCCATTGCTATAAGTCGTGCAGGTTCTTAAAAATGTTGAATTATCTGACGAAAATCCGGGATCTGCGGCCTTGCTGTTCCGGAAGTTTCCGAAAGTGCAATCATACGCTTCCCTCCAGCGGGAGTAAAAGGATTATGACGTTACCATACGGTGTTCGAAACAAAAGCATCCGTTTTCTGATCATCTTCTTCTGTCTTTCAGGGGTTGCCCTATGGGGGCATGCCGTCTGCCGGGCAGAGGCGAACGATCAAAATCGCCGGATAAAACAGGTTTCTTCCTATCAAAAGGCGGAGAGTGCTATTCAGGATGTGAACAGACTAAAGTCAAAAGGTCTGGAGGCGTATTACAAGGAGGTCGAAATTCCCGGAAAGGGCACCTGGTACAGGGTCTTCACCGCAGAATCTCAGCCACAGGTACGGAGCCGCACGCCCGTCAAGGAGAAAAAAAGTCCGCAGACGAATGTAAAACCGGCTCCAAATCCTTCAAGCTCACCGGCAAAGGGGATCGTCTCTCCTCCCCAGAAGCCGAATCCGGACAGACCGGCAACCAATCCCCCAAATTCCCGGGTTAAAGAGGCCGTTCCTCCTTTCCAGAAGACGGATCCGGGAAAAGAAGGAGAACGGATGCTCAAGGATACTATTTCCGGAAAATCGCAAGGGGCCTTCAGCAAAAATGTCCTTCCCGGAGAGAAGGGCGGAAAATCCGAGCCGACGGCAGATTCCAAGGGAGACAACGGCTCGGTTCAAGTCCCTGCCAAGGGCAGCCCCGTTTCCTTCGAATATGAGTCGGCGAAAGCGGCATTCGATGCCCGCCGCTATGAGCAGGCCGCCGGCATCCTCTCTTCCCTTCTGATCAGGAAACAGAATGATGCCGCACAGTATGAGAGCAGCCTGCGGCTCCTCGCTGATTGCTATTATTTCCTCGGGCAAGGTGAGAGCAACAATTTCAGGACGCAGGCCGTTGAGTCTTATAAGAATATTCTCCGTTACTATCCTGATGTGCGCAACGGCAACGATGCCGCAAATTTCCGGCTGGCGGACAGCCTGGAACAGATGGGGAGTTACGAGGAAGCCTATGAGGCCTATGAGAATGTCCTATCAAAATATCCCAATTCCCCCTATCGGCAGGAAGCCATTTATCGGGTGGGGAAAATTCTTTATCTGACAAAACGTTTCAACTATGCCGTCGATAAACTAAAGAGCTACCTGACTTCCTATCCCGATGGCCCTTCCGCTTTCCAGGCTTCGTTCCTTCTGGGATATTGCCTTCGCCAGATAAATCAAAAGCCGGACGGGGATGCGTGGTATCGGAATGCGTTAACTAAATGGAATAACTTTGAGGAATTGCCGACCGAGATCCTTCATGATTTGGGGCTCTACCTGTTTTCGCAGCAGGATTACCCTCGGGCCGCAAACATTTTCAACCTCTGTTTCAACCTCCATCCGGACGATGCTTGGAGAAAGAGCGCCCTGTTCAATCTGGGAAGGTCTTATTATTTCTGGAATCGTTTTTCGCCTGCATTGAAGGTGTTCAGCCTGCTTCTGGAATCCTATCCGGGAACGCTGGAAGCAAATGAAAGTATCCTTTTTATGGCGAACATCGGCGTTATCGACCCGAAGACGGACTTCAATGCCTGCATGACGGGACGGGACTATTTTAAAAATCCGATAGAGACCTACGATTGGATGAGGGCAAGATTTCCCGGCGGCAG
Protein-coding sequences here:
- a CDS encoding HlyD family secretion protein, whose protein sequence is MLKKRLVLIILIVIVIAVSLLVYFGQRQNRQREAYYSGTIESTDSQLAFQTAGRVATVHVREGEAVRTNQVLAELDPSEWNARFEQARANVDKTGNNVKQQEILLNLYRKSLPEEVTRAAAQVESLRYTLSDAAKNNARYAQLFQRGVVSEKERDAVKLRYDNAKAGLTEGEAMLMQARSAMQKIDATQMELQAARSQAEAAQAVLKEVKIQSAYTTLKAPFAGIILSRNVEPGEVVSSGREVLTLSNLATVDLKIFVGETEIGKVRPGQPVDVKVDTFPGRVFKGKVSYISPEGEFTPKIIQTFKERVKLVYLVKVTLPNPDFALKTGMPADAWLR
- a CDS encoding ABC transporter ATP-binding protein, whose protein sequence is MPGSDNPIIEVEKASLQFGAVNAVREASFSVAAGSMFGLVGSDGAGKTSLLRMIATMIKPSSGTISIAGLDVLTHRKRIRDLIGYMPQQFGLYQDLTVEENLQFFMDIYGIKGKDAKRRKERYLGFSHLLPFTRRPAGQLSGGMKQKLGLACVLVHEPKVLILDEPTNGVDPVSRREFWDMLKIMQNEGMTILTSTAYLDEGEKCDRVAIMHQASILEIATPDALRARFSSLEEAVIARIQEVDEELRNDSFQR
- a CDS encoding tetratricopeptide repeat protein, whose translation is MTLPYGVRNKSIRFLIIFFCLSGVALWGHAVCRAEANDQNRRIKQVSSYQKAESAIQDVNRLKSKGLEAYYKEVEIPGKGTWYRVFTAESQPQVRSRTPVKEKKSPQTNVKPAPNPSSSPAKGIVSPPQKPNPDRPATNPPNSRVKEAVPPFQKTDPGKEGERMLKDTISGKSQGAFSKNVLPGEKGGKSEPTADSKGDNGSVQVPAKGSPVSFEYESAKAAFDARRYEQAAGILSSLLIRKQNDAAQYESSLRLLADCYYFLGQGESNNFRTQAVESYKNILRYYPDVRNGNDAANFRLADSLEQMGSYEEAYEAYENVLSKYPNSPYRQEAIYRVGKILYLTKRFNYAVDKLKSYLTSYPDGPSAFQASFLLGYCLRQINQKPDGDAWYRNALTKWNNFEELPTEILHDLGLYLFSQQDYPRAANIFNLCFNLHPDDAWRKSALFNLGRSYYFWNRFSPALKVFSLLLESYPGTLEANESILFMANIGVIDPKTDFNACMTGRDYFKNPIETYDWMRARFPGGSLEEWLLYQKGYALWKAGRSKEALDLYCLLLDSFPHGRLQQASRGYLVLNAKRLIEESYGKGDFLAVADLYYKIRNKVPLSSEATGMFFKIGDCLWKLGLRADAVALLDRLKSNGNEAQRAISDLVMMESTYSQGEMTEEKWKALLAELAKNNGETANMARRNLANYLYGKGQYDKVIPLYEAMLKGEGRSDLLPISRNYAHALRNNRMCSAAINRYQEIINKCKENPQKCDSAFIADAYAGLGDCYYEAADYERNLAMYQQALPGIKDKESSMWTLFRMGQSYRKMNDSAMAGKTFAQIKEKSGDAFWPKVVDYWVADEAWSKNNSEYLKKN